The genome window ccTGGCCTGAACCCATACCTTCACCTCTGCTTTGCCTATGTAAGTACACTATGAGTTTTGGCAACTTCTTTTTCCAGGAAGTCCATCTTAATATCTTAATAAGTTACCATATAACCAAATCGAGCTGACATTGACCTAATTTGATAATCAAGTGCTTAAATAGCAGAGCGGTAAGTATGTGCAGACAGGCTCTGGCGGATCACAGTAGACATAGTTCTAGCCAGTAGTGACTCTCTGGAGCTTTTGCCAATATGGGGATAGCCCGTGGACTTCAGTGCATGGCATTCATCTGCTTTCTGCTGTACTGTGAATCTCTGTAAGTTCCTGCACCATTACAAAGGCAAATTTCTGCGCATGCAATGTTCGTGGCAGTTCAAgtgatttctgattctgattgcaTTTTACATTCAGTCCTTTTAGTCAGATGGAATTTGAGATCAAGCACACCTGGGACAGCTACCCCGTGATGCATGAGCCTGTCACCATCAAGTTCTCTCCTGGGGCTGGGGGCCTGCATATGGAAGTGTTTGCTCCCTTCTTCGATGATCCCAAAGCCCCTGCAGGACCCCCTGGCCAGCCCTTCCCGGGACTCTGGGATTACGAAGGTGTGTAGGGAGGTTTAGAGATGCTGTGTGGTACTGTACATAtacaaatatttatattaaGAACTGTATTTATCCTCAGCATGCAGTTAATATGTGCATTATTCAAGCCCATCCATATTCAAAATCACTCACAAAATAGCTCAACATAGGACaaaaatactgctcgtgtcacAAGAGTTTCACACATTGCATGAGAATGTAGCTTTAACTACACAGTGTGGCTTTGTGTTTCCAGTTGTGATTTAGTAACATCTGGATGATGCAATTTTAGGGCACTCTACACACTGATATAAGATTATGAGTAGGCTGGGAAGACTAGGGACTCGCTCTGTTTATGAGGCCATAATAGTAatttcattatcatcattatggTGACACAGCAATTAGATCCTTTAATGAAGTTGAGTAATAACAATCCTATTTAAGTGACCTCGAGTTGTATTTCTGGTTAATGGGCCCCACCTATTAGCCCTCATTAATATTACTTATTAGACTGGAAATCAACTCTTCCATAACCAAGGAAGATAATGAGCATGCTTCTGTGTTACTGGGTGGGCTGGTCTAAATAGCTTATATTAAATTTGCATCCTTAATTGATGTATGGTTGAAGGATTCATCTTTGATTTCTTACTTTTGACCCTATTTCTTCCTTCCTCAGTGGTGGAGTCCTTCTTCCTGGATAGTACCACTGAAAACTACCTGGAGGTGGAGGTTTGCCCGTACGTAGTGTATTATACAAAGAAGCAATTAATATTATGAAGCAATGAACCAGACAAGAACTACGCCTTTGTATCGTTCATGTCTTTGACCATTTATAGGCAGTTTGTTATCAAAGTCTATTAAAATCCGATGCAGTTCCTCTGTTTAATGTTAAGCAAATGGACAGAATATACCAATgagaaatatatatttcattgcAGACACGGACAACACTTGGTATTATTGCTCTCGGGAAGAGGTCAGGCATTCCAGgtgggcaaacacacactgcaaataatGATAAGCTGAGAGACAAATAGCAAACCTGACAGATATTAGGCAAATTTTACACTGCCAGATGTGATCAAGTGTTTGCAAAGACCAAACTTACATGCGGCCTGCAGGCATAGCAGTCTGGGATTAGcaaatttgtaaataaaagcatttaaacTGTTGTGCCAGAATACAATAAGATACTGTACTCCTATACAACTTAATACTGTTTCTTACCTTTCTCTCGGTCTTGGTCTCCAGCAACAACTGCCCCTGTCGTTCAATGCCACAATCACGTTTGGCAAATGGAAAGGCGAGGCTCTCCTCCCCTGGGAGTACTTCCCTCCCAACGTCAACAAGATGAACTCCTATGCCATCCATGGCTCAGGACTGGGCCGTACATATGAGGCCCTCTACCCCGTCCCAAGAGAGGAAATAGTAGAGGGCCAAAAGCCCAACTTGTGAGTATGCTGAATAGAACTCAGTGTAGGGATGGATATTggttcaaaattttatttgtactgTTGAGTGTAAAACTAACATTAGTGGTAGACCTCTTTGTTGGGAGTTGTGGATTATTTTTTATACATGCTTGTGATTTCACCTTGAGAGCAGCACTCCAACTTATCAACTGAGCTGAACCAAGGCTTCTAGTGGCATCAGCAGATTACTTTAAATTTGTAAAACTAACACAGTCtattgtttctaaaaaaaaaaaaaaaaaaaaatctttaattaTCTTAAGACAGCCCCGTCTGAAAAGCTAACCCTGTTTTGCATCTGCATCGGTATTATGAGTCGTCCAAAAATGCATATTGGTATTGGTCAGTATTGAGTGAGAAGATATCAGATATCGGTATTTGcctcaaaaaataaatcattcaatCCCTAGTCAAAGTATGTAAAACAGTTACACATGGTGTATATGTGGTTTACATTCAGAGTGTGCgtccgtgcatgtgctcatatTTGGTAAGTCATTGCTTacactccctttctctctttctctcagccaCCTCCTGGAATATTTCCAAGACTTCCGCCTGCAAAGCATCATGGGAGAAGACTGGGTTCAGCCAGAGTCTGATCTCTGGAAGGGAAAGTGCTgagcaatgcaaaaaaaaaaatagtctcatacagacacacacacacacactcacacactcacactagaACACAGTGTCAGGGCGACAGCACGAACAAAGTCATTGACAGGGAACAAAGTGCAATCGATCTTTATTAGTTAATGATGTCAAACGGCATGACATGAAATATGTTATCTGCTTGTCAGAGCGTATTAGAcgtcacacacatccacacacacatatgcgctCACAGGCACACACGGTGCGTCACAAGGTATTGGATGTCACTTTAAATTGTCTTGGTGGAGTGTGACCTACAGCGGTTAGTGTGGATGGCTGGAGGGAGTGCTGACTTTGAGTTTCAGCTCCTGTATCTCCAGTGCTCTTCACCTCAGTCAAATGAACCAAagatttgtatttgtgtgattCCTTCCACTGGCTTttgagactgacacacacagacacacaaacacatacacacttagtTCTGAAGCGAGAATGTGCCCTGTAGAAATATGTGCCAGCGCGTTTGATTCAGTGTTGTACTTTAATTAGAAACTTTGGCATCATTCCAGTGCCTTTATTTCTGAGTGACTCCTTTTATCAGTCAAGCTTTTCTTGATGTGTGTTTTCAATCGATGATGTTTACATATTAGCTGCAGATTTTATGTGAGGTTCATTGTCAGTTACCTCTGTGTAACCACTTGATAAACAGCACTTGAATTGCTCaagatgtttgtttgctttcctcCCAATATCTGTTTTGTGATTATGCTTCTGTTCCATTTTTGATCTGGggccacaacacaacacatcaagTCAACTGATTGTATATCATGGTTTTCAGTCCATTCCTCATGAAACTAAGATTAAATAAAGTGGCTTGAAAGCAGCATGTAATATGTCTGATggagtcacatttttttcagtttatcccCTTTCATATGTATATCAAAGTCCCTCACTAACTTTTCCACCTACTTTAGGAAGTTGAGAAGATCACAGACTCTGATCCtcaacatacacagacacatgcacgctAACActccctcacatacacacatgatcACTAGAGACTCACAAATCTCAGTCTTCATTCTATGG of Myripristis murdjan chromosome 1, fMyrMur1.1, whole genome shotgun sequence contains these proteins:
- the c1h4orf33 gene encoding UPF0462 protein C4orf33 homolog isoform X1, which produces MLVCKCHSVTSIFQSAAVQPCIHVLFSWKIQPGRQTQMEFEIKHTWDSYPVMHEPVTIKFSPGAGGLHMEVFAPFFDDPKAPAGPPGQPFPGLWDYEVVESFFLDSTTENYLEVEVCPHGQHLVLLLSGRGQAFQQQLPLSFNATITFGKWKGEALLPWEYFPPNVNKMNSYAIHGSGLGRTYEALYPVPREEIVEGQKPNFHLLEYFQDFRLQSIMGEDWVQPESDLWKGKC
- the c1h4orf33 gene encoding UPF0462 protein C4orf33 homolog isoform X2, with translation MEFEIKHTWDSYPVMHEPVTIKFSPGAGGLHMEVFAPFFDDPKAPAGPPGQPFPGLWDYEVVESFFLDSTTENYLEVEVCPHGQHLVLLLSGRGQAFQQQLPLSFNATITFGKWKGEALLPWEYFPPNVNKMNSYAIHGSGLGRTYEALYPVPREEIVEGQKPNFHLLEYFQDFRLQSIMGEDWVQPESDLWKGKC